A region of the Campylobacter subantarcticus LMG 24377 genome:
CACTATAGTAAATAAATACGAATACAAAGGTAGAATTTTCTTTGATAAATTTGAAAAAGTTAATGCTCCATTAACTGCTAGTGTTATACAAGAGCATATGGAAAAGAAGATAATCGTGGCGCATTCTTTAATCAATAGTTTTGATAAGGTTGAAAATATTGTATTCGATTATAATGGTTTTAATGCAGAGCGTTTTTGGCATAGAGCGCAGCTTGTTTTAAGAGAAGAAGGTTTTATTAATTTTACTGCTTATAGAACAAGAACTAATAATCATTTACATTTGTACATCCATAAAGGGCATACAACCTTTAACGAGGCTTGTTCTTTGGGCTCAAAATTATCTTTGCTCTTTTCTCAAAAAATGCCAGTGGAATGGAAGGTTTTTCCTAGTATGGATATACCTAGAGAATTTAATATATTAACCTTGCCTTATGAAGTATATCAAAAAGAACGCGGTGCTTCTTGGTCTAAACATATGTAATTTTGAAAGGATGAAAAATGGAAGAAAACAATAAAAACGAATTTGATGATATTATTTTGCAAAAAAGCAATAAAAGTGAAAAACTTAAAAAAATTTTACTTAGATCGATTATTTTAATCATTGTATTTTTAGTTGTTATGATAGTAATGAAGCTAATTAATGACCCAGGTAAAGAAAAAACATTGCAAATGCCATCAGAACCACAAGAGCAAGCTGTTTATGAAAATAATTTTAATTCTTTACCTATTACAGATAGTGCTAAAGAAGAGGATGAATTTGAAGCTTTAGCTAGGAAATTAAAGGAAGAGAGCTCTTTGAATGATGCAAA
Encoded here:
- a CDS encoding DUF1882 domain-containing protein, which produces MITTMDLALIKMVTSHYYIKRDTIVNKYEYKGRIFFDKFEKVNAPLTASVIQEHMEKKIIVAHSLINSFDKVENIVFDYNGFNAERFWHRAQLVLREEGFINFTAYRTRTNNHLHLYIHKGHTTFNEACSLGSKLSLLFSQKMPVEWKVFPSMDIPREFNILTLPYEVYQKERGASWSKHM